GAAGAGTGTATGGCAACAACGATGCAAGTAAATGATACAGAAAATATTGGAACTTcatgttactgtgatgatatccaaaatctaagatggTATATAGTCTCATGTCATGACAACATTATGATCTTGATATATTGCCAAGcccaaatgtgatttttttcatcactttaaGTGTATCTTAATGTAACTGGCTTTGTCCTTGTTCTTATGTCCAGCTGGTCTTTGAAttgtttttgctctcttttctctctgtataGACAAGACGTCAGACAAGCCAAAGTCTGGAACACTGAAAAGCCCCCCCAAAGGTTTTGACACCACTATCATCAGTAAGACCTACTACAATGTGGTAAGCAACACACTCTAAAGAAACTcatgtgtctgcatgcatgtgtgtgttaaaacTATCCTTACTCTGGCCATCACTGAAACGGGAAGAAACAGTGTCATTCATCAGAGGAGACGCTCAAATCATTATCTTTATAGTTATGGTTATAGTTATAGTTCTTGGTGTGGACGACCCATTAAGTTCAGACTGAACCTAACTGAACAACTCATGGTTGTTTAGCTGTTCCTCTGCGTGCCTGGTAACCATTATTTGTGGAGCGTTCATTTTGTCAtctgtgtgagcgtgtgtttgAGTGAGCAGAGGATGAAAAGTAGGTTATTTTTTCCATTCCAGTGGTTTCTGGGGCAGCCTCGCCCCAGGGTTGGCTTCTGCCAGTGTATTTATGTGTGATTCAATAATGCAACAAGCTCCAGCAGTCTGTCTAGTCAGTCCATCTGTGGTCAGGGTACCTGAGTCTCTCTTTTTGCATTCACTTACATTCAGACCCTGCCTGAGGACAAAGATGTTCTCATACGGAAATACACAATAAAAGgagttataaaataaaagtttagtttttattctaATGGAGTCTCCAAAAAGCTTTGGAACAGAACCCTGTCTATTCAGAGGAATTAGGCTTtgggctttttttctctccacatgtTTGTGTCGTCAGTTAAAGGTCAGACATTTGGATGTAGTTTGAAAATGCCACAATATTCATCATGTTGTTGCCAATAGACTGTCTATTCTGGTAGCCTCTCTATTTGCTCTTCACAtcaatgtttaattaaaaaaaagaacatcatgtCTATAATCCATGAATTTCATGTGGAGCTCCATAGAACAGTGCAGAAAGGTTTATTTACTAAACTAAGGGGTGTATGAAATTTGTGGTATATAGTAACCAAAGAGACTCAAAATAATAGAtggattattaaaaaaatgaataaaatctatttctaaatctatttttatttttgtagctaTGAGCCCAGCATACTGActacacaaaaaatgtttggaattttctttttatgaagcAGTATCAgttctttaattttctttccacCTTTAAGGCATTGGTTAATGGAATAGGGAGCACTGCCAAAACTACCATTTTAAAACTGgtctcttaatttttttttcattgcttaTTCTCTGTAGCAAGGActctaattaaaaaacaaatctgtgcgTTTTGTGTCATATCGCTCACAGGTCCTACAAAACATCTTGGAAGCAGAGAGTGAATTTTCGAGGGAGCTACAGAGTCTCCTGGGCACTTACCTGCGCTCCCTTCACCCCACTGACAGGTCGggttatttttataattttactgttttattcaaTAGAGTCAGACTTTAGAGGCAGCGCTACTTACACTACCATATACTCTATGTTGCAGTACCAGTATTACCTGTCCAAAGAGCACAGATACATTTACTGTATCACActcaaatattgttttatgaTATGTGATAGTGAGTCTTGTCTGACTGTCTTGGGCATTTAGACTATAGAGGGAGACTTTTCTTATCGAAGAGTTAGATCTAAGGAGTCCAGGATAGAcggatagatggatagatgtcATTTGGCAGCCCCAGATAATGACAGGCAATTATAAGTGAGCAGATGTGAGACGAGTCAATGAAAGAATGGTATGAGAAATAAACCGAGCATGTTAGTATTCTTCCTGTCTGGAGTTTCATTCAACTCTCCTCTTTTTTGCAGACTCAGCAGCGTTGACATCAGCCACATTCAGGGAAATCTGGAGGAGATTTCAACCTTTCAGCAGATGTTGGTTCAGTCCTTGGAGGAGCACACAAAGTCAGTGCATCAGTAGATTTCTGTCTTCTGCAAGTGTGATAAACTGGCCATTTAATGACCTCACAACAATAACTGCCTAAATGAATCTTTTATGTTCATGCATTTCTATAAAATCATACAGATATCTTTGAAAATCTTAGTCTTATAACAGTTcagaacaaaatgtataaaaaccttaaaatctgtgaaaataagTTACTGATGTTGTATTATTTTCGCCACGATACAATAATAACAGATTTAattgataaaacacacattaagtGTTTCACTGACTAGCATTTTAattctttattatgtttttgttcattttatttaaaaaaaaatgttcttaccATGAGAATAAAAGCACTGATTTTAAAGGAATTAAAAAACCTACACAAAACCCTGATGAACTGCTCAGGTTAACATCATTGAACAACAATGCATCTCCAGCTTCACTTTCAACTAGACAGAAGCAGGCAGACTGACACTCAGACTAATACTGGCCTAAGCTTAGGACCATTATTAAAACAACAGGGACATCTAGTGGTCAGCTGATGTAACAGTCTGTCTGAGATGCAGCAGTTCATGTAAAAAGATGAAATTCAATTAACGTTGAAACTTATAAAATGTTATGTATGCAGAGGAGGAACCTTTAAGGTCTTGAGTGCAGCTTTGATGTGAATATAATTGGAGTTTCCAAATGtattccagatgtttttttttaagatttttccAAAGTATTATACAGTATTCATTTTACACATATTGACTCGCCTAAGCACCTAAGGAGAATAGTGGAAGTTAACCAGTCTAAAAGGTCTATTTTTGTCCGTGCAGACTCCCAGAGAGCCAGCAGAGGATTGGGGGCTTCTACCAGAATCTGATGCCCCGGATAAAGGTTCTCTATGTGGCCTACTGCTCCAACCATCCGTTTGCTGTCAACGTCCTCACCCAGCACAGGTATAGACGGAGATATATTTTGTTTGCAGCAAGGTTATTTTTGTTAActtaacaaactaaactaaaaactaaatCTGAATATGTAAACATTATAATTATAGGTTATAGGTTCTCTATCATTTTTGAGCCAGTGCCCCCCATCCATTATCCTTGTACCTTACCACACccaacaaataaaatgaatcgAAGAAACGCACACTGaggaaataaaattaaactaaaaGATAAAGAATGAAAGCTAATAATTCTGGTTTACAGCCCTACTTCTCAACcacaattattattaaattcaattaaaaaatctgccaaaaacagaaagcaacatCTGCCTTGGTTTCtaaaagtgtgtgaatgtatttgtgtatattcTTCGGTGTGTGTGCATAACAGTGAGGAACTGGAGAAGTACATGGAGTCAAAGGGGGCGCCTCCTCCTGGGATCCTGACTCTGACCACTAGTCTGAGTAAACCCTTCATGAGACTGGATAAATTCCCAATGCTGCTGAAAGAACTGGACAGGCACATGGAGGTGAGCTTGAAGCTATCtgagtttttgtcttttatttaaccTGTACAGATTCATACCAATAATAAGTAACATGAAGATGAACTTTGTGAAGAAATGTTTCCCTTGCGGTGATCTGAATTATTGGAAAacttttctatgttttatttccttattGTCTTAGGACCAGCACCCTGACAGCGCTGATCTTCATGCTTGCATAGTGGCGTTTAAAAGCTTTGCAGtaagttgcacacacacacacactcatgactCTGTATTTGTTGGACTACTCTTACTTTTGGCTGCGTAGTTATTGGTTTTGGTCTCACGTACTTGCacgtgtgtcttttttttttttgtagaacaGACTTCATAGAGTTTCTGTGCATTTCTGCTcttttgaatgtgtgtttgtgtgtgttcaggctcaGTGTGAGgtggtgaggaagaagaaggaccGGGAGTTGCAAATTTTAACAGAGCCAATCAGGAACTGGGAGGGGGACGACATCAAGACTCTCGGACCCATTCTTCACATGTCCCAGGCCATGGTccacacacagagctgtcagGTACTCATCACAGCGCTCCAAATAACCTAACCAGTTTCtccttaaagctgctgtaagtgatatatCTTTGGTCCAATATGGAGAGCTCAGACTAACAGATGTGGTGTAAATGGACCCTGAGGATTCTTTCAATCCCAAAATGAACTTGTAAGACTGCTGAATTTGAGTGACGACAAAAGAGCGCATCTTAAGGccctttgtgtctgtttttcaggaTTTAAGTGAGCGTCATCTCGTTCTCTTCCCTCACACCCTGGTCATGCTCTCTGCCAGCCTTAGAATGAGTGGATTCATCTATGAGGTGAGTTTACATTACATGGGATTAAAGGCACACAACAATCTCTGCATAAGGATGCTTGATTTACACTTGTCAGTAATCCAGCAGTAGGTAGACAAAACACTCATTCTACCATtataagaaacacacaaatatcgCAGAATTGCACGTGTCAATTATTATGTTGTGGACCTCAAAAACTCTAACACGCATCGATGGTTTGATCTTTGGCCAGCTGATTCACACATTGTGTCTCAATAGGGGAGGATGCCATTGTCTGGAATGCTCATCTCAAGAATAGAAGGCGGAGAAAAGCTGAGGAACGCTTTTGAAATATCTGGTTAgccctctctctcattctgctCGCAGACAAAATTCATTTTAATAGAGGTCATTTATAGAATGAGAAGCATGATTTTAGTATCTTTATACTAAAAAACCTGAAATGCACCAAGTGGAATTTGTTCAAAAGCAGCTTCCCATTCTTTGTGTTATATTTGCACTCCTTctttatgtttgtctgtgtgatctctgcctgtttgtctgtcttttggTTTTGCGTCTGTGGTGGCAGGCGGCCAGTGTGAGCGGATGCAGGTGGCATGTTACAGTCAGCAGGATCTGCAGGACTGGCTGGATCTTctcaccaaacaaacacacactccagctgCCCAGGCACACTTGCACAAGCCTCAGTCCGTCTGCCACACAGTAAGAATAAGTCAATTAACCAGTTAGTCAGTCCATCATATCCAAATGTATATGGTATCTGGCTCTTTGTCTACTTTACCCACCTCCTTTTGCTTTTGCCAGTTGCCCTCTCATCCCGTCACTCCCTCCAGACACTCAGAGTCTTGTGGAGGGAGCACTGGACACACCTACCACACCCTTCCTTATCCGTCTTCATGTGGGACGGCCCACAGCAGCAGCCCGATGTGGGGGCCACTTGAGCCTCCAAGCACCCCCCAACCCTGGAGCCTGAGCTGCCTCCGTCCTGCGCCTCCACTCCTGccctcagctgctctctgccaGAAGGAGGTGCTGTACATTGGTATACTAAAAGGAGCCTGATACTTTATGGTGTACTGTATCGAATAGAGTAGGTGTGTCATTATTTCAGAAGCAATGAAACATGGATAACAGCTCTTAGTATGACAGATGAATATCAAGTATaaacaagtacaaaaaaatagataaaaatacagcaaaataaatagaaagatttttttttcctaaatcaTCCACTTGGCCTTATCACTATGGAATAAATTGACAGGATGTAAGCAAAGTTTTATATGTTTCCTGAGTACTTCTAAAGTGGGATTGCACCAGCATTCTGAtttctgtgtatgttttgtAGGATACGAGTAGTAAGAGTCCCAAGAACATGAAGAAGCTGCTCCCTAAGAGGAAGCCGGAGAGGAAACCTTCAGAAGAGGACTTCACTGTCAGAAAAAGTAAGTATGCAGTGTATCATGAGACTTGTGGTGGAATGACACAAGAAGATGGTTTGACCAGTTTGTCTCGTACCTCTGTGCAGCATGGTGGTTTTGGTGATGGGATACCTGAGCTGGGGAGTGAACTGGGATCTTGGATCTTGTTTCTTGCTGTTGacaaatatttttgtcataGTATTTCTTAATGAAATTAAGACTGGTGTGGTTTTCATGTCCATTCAAATTCCATGTACTTTAACCCTAGCTGTTGGGAAATCAGATGAACATCTCCCACGTGCTTGCCAGAGAACATATAGCTGAAAGTTCTCCAGCATCTCATGGGATCTTTCACCCTGTCCTTGTCTCTCAGGTacagcagctctggaggaggaCGCTCAGATACTGAAAGTGATCGAGGCCTACTGTACCAGTGCCAAGACACGACAAACTCTCAACTCCAGTGAGTATGCTTCAGCGTATCCACGTACATGCTAACACACTGCTAGCTGTCTTATTGCTAACCACTGTTTGTTCACTACTGTCAGCTCTAacaatttctttctctcttctctccgtTCTTGTCTTCCCTGTGCTCCTCTTCTTTCCACTTCCTCCAAACTTTGTTCTCTTCATCAACTGTTTCATCCATATGTTCTTGTTTGatgtcatcaccatcatcctTTTTTCaatctttgtctttctgttgttcactttaatgtaatattatttATCCCACACAAAcaatttccttttatttctgcTTGAATTTGGTTCAAATCtcatatttatgttttgaaaatacTGTCTACTACtataatatgatttttttccaaatccCTATCCTTACCCAATATGGTTTGCACTCCTGCTCTCATCCCCTCAACATTTAATTTGGTTTGGTAAAGCCTGGCAAGGGACTGACCTCATGCACAACCATGTGCTTGGTGACATCAGCCTCACAGTCACCGGCATCCCCGGCAATCCACATTGTTCTGACCAGTCAGAGGACTCAGATTATGACAGTATCTGGACAGCCACAAGTTACAGGACTGCCTCATTGTCTCGTAAGATATTGGtgtttaaacacactgacatttatgTAACCTGGTTATCTTACAACTAGGGATCGTGTACAGTATCCTACAGTAAACCTTTAACCCCTGATTGACATGCGTGTACGCCACCTGAATAgcttttgagaaaaaaaaaatgtaaaaactagTTGCTGAAAGATGAGCAAGGAACACATTTTGTATCAGTAAAGACTGTTAAAGGGTTAAAATGAATTACTACTGAACAAAGTAACTTGGAGCTTGTACTTAATTACAATACTTAAGCGAATAGTACTTTAAATTCCACCACTGGCTATCCTAAATGTTGATTGGAAATTAAATGtggagcagaaaatggaaatactcatgTACCTCTgagtacttgagtaaactgtAGTTAGTTACATTCGATTACAGATTATCTAAACTTTGGAAgtaaaatttttatttttcctgcaaatgtatATTGGTTCCAAATATCGCCAAATATTGGTCTCTTTGATAACTAAGAGTTGGAccttgaaaaaaacagaggtaAGGTCGACCCCTTATTATCAATATCCCCTTGTTTCCTGGTCTATTTCCTAGTTTACAAGGAATCTCATAAATACCCAAGCTTGTTTGTAATGTCATTCTCTTTGAATTCTGTGCTCACCAGTTAAGTGTCTGCAGGTGTAAATGTTCGTGCACTGCACTAGAACCATTTGTT
This genomic interval from Acanthopagrus latus isolate v.2019 chromosome 24, fAcaLat1.1, whole genome shotgun sequence contains the following:
- the LOC119015667 gene encoding rho guanine nucleotide exchange factor 7-like translates to MCNNMLSLCGSEYSVRVPHLPTSRIKSFDSLNTQSRSSKLLPPQYRSLDMSEGSGCGHLLVKARFAFQQTNEDELSFSKGDIISVSRQEDGGWWEGSLKGKSGWFPSNYVRELKGSDKTSDKPKSGTLKSPPKGFDTTIISKTYYNVVLQNILEAESEFSRELQSLLGTYLRSLHPTDRLPESQQRIGGFYQNLMPRIKVLYVAYCSNHPFAVNVLTQHSEELEKYMESKGAPPPGILTLTTSLSKPFMRLDKFPMLLKELDRHMEDQHPDSADLHACIVAFKSFAAQCEVVRKKKDRELQILTEPIRNWEGDDIKTLGPILHMSQAMVHTQSCQDLSERHLVLFPHTLVMLSASLRMSGFIYEGRMPLSGMLISRIEGGEKLRNAFEISGGQCERMQVACYSQQDLQDWLDLLTKQTHTPAAQAHLHKPQSVCHTLPSHPVTPSRHSESCGGSTGHTYHTLPYPSSCGTAHSSSPMWGPLEPPSTPQPWSLSCLRPAPPLLPSAALCQKEDTSSKSPKNMKKLLPKRKPERKPSEEDFTVRKSTAALEEDAQILKVIEAYCTSAKTRQTLNSSSSRKDVHMLFPEEEKIIVEETRSNGQTVVEERSLVDTVYSLKDEVLELKQDNKRMRRTLEEEQRARKELERVVRRVLKSMNDPTWDETNL
- the LOC119015371 gene encoding rho guanine nucleotide exchange factor 7-like — translated: MPMNSAERTVTWLITLGVLESPKKSISDPEAFLQTSLQDGAVLCRLLQRLRPGTVDKFFQEPKGDSECQRNITEFIKGCGAFGVEPFEVNDLRQGLNFSKVLNSLVALNKATEDSGGSEYSVRVPHLPTSRIKSFDSLNTQSRSSKLLPPQYRSLDMSEGSGCGHLLVKARFAFQQTNEDELSFSKGDIISVSRQEDGGWWEGSLKGKSGWFPSNYVRELKGSDKTSDKPKSGTLKSPPKGFDTTIISKTYYNVVLQNILEAESEFSRELQSLLGTYLRSLHPTDRLSSVDISHIQGNLEEISTFQQMLVQSLEEHTKLPESQQRIGGFYQNLMPRIKVLYVAYCSNHPFAVNVLTQHSEELEKYMESKGAPPPGILTLTTSLSKPFMRLDKFPMLLKELDRHMEDQHPDSADLHACIVAFKSFAAQCEVVRKKKDRELQILTEPIRNWEGDDIKTLGPILHMSQAMVHTQSCQDLSERHLVLFPHTLVMLSASLRMSGFIYEGRMPLSGMLISRIEGGEKLRNAFEISGGQCERMQVACYSQQDLQDWLDLLTKQTHTPAAQAHLHKPQSVCHTLPSHPVTPSRHSESCGGSTGHTYHTLPYPSSCGTAHSSSPMWGPLEPPSTPQPWSLSCLRPAPPLLPSAALCQKEDTSSKSPKNMKKLLPKRKPERKPSEEDFTVRKSTAALEEDAQILKVIEAYCTSAKTRQTLNSTWQGTDLMHNHVLGDISLTVTGIPGNPHCSDQSEDSDYDSIWTATSYRTASLSRSSRKDVHMLFPEEEKIIVEETRSNGQTVVEERSLVDTVYSLKDEVLELKQDNKRMRRTLEEEQRARKELERVVRRVLKSMNDPTWDETNL